From Thermomonas sp. XSG, one genomic window encodes:
- a CDS encoding DUF3297 family protein, with the protein MTDNALDTPPDRLSNDPRSPFYRAELLERGIGIRFNGVERNNVEEYCISEGWVRVQAGRALDRRGMPMTMKVKGSVEAWFLDTAGEAGTPAD; encoded by the coding sequence ATGACCGACAACGCACTCGACACCCCGCCCGACCGCCTTTCCAACGATCCGCGCAGCCCGTTCTACCGGGCCGAGCTGCTGGAGCGCGGCATTGGCATCCGCTTCAATGGCGTGGAGCGCAACAACGTCGAGGAATACTGCATCAGCGAGGGCTGGGTGCGGGTGCAGGCGGGACGCGCGCTCGATCGCCGCGGCATGCCGATGACCATGAAGGTCAAGGGCAGCGTGGAGGCGTGGTTCCTGGATACCGCCGGGGAAGCCGGAACGCCGGCTGACTGA
- a CDS encoding DUF3016 domain-containing protein produces MHARLTALALTLALAGCASTGENMLASDAPRALPDAGPVAVSWADPATFTELRRSLNRYDSQRGSWLTDLAKHMRKRAEAQLPAGERLQLTIVDVDRAGDYEPWRSLNQQDVRIIRDIYPPRMTVQYKRFDANGQLVAEGERKITDPAFLVNAAPFNDTDPLRYEKRMIDSWLRRELRDPVANR; encoded by the coding sequence ATGCACGCCAGACTCACCGCCCTCGCCCTGACCCTCGCCCTGGCCGGCTGCGCGTCCACCGGCGAGAACATGCTCGCTTCCGACGCGCCGCGCGCCCTTCCGGACGCCGGCCCGGTCGCCGTGAGCTGGGCCGACCCCGCCACGTTCACCGAGCTGCGCCGCAGCCTCAACCGCTACGACAGCCAGCGCGGCAGCTGGCTGACCGACCTGGCCAAGCACATGCGCAAGCGCGCCGAAGCGCAGCTGCCGGCCGGCGAACGCCTGCAGCTCACCATCGTCGACGTGGACCGCGCCGGTGACTACGAGCCATGGCGCAGCCTGAACCAGCAGGACGTGCGGATCATCCGCGACATCTATCCGCCGCGCATGACCGTGCAGTACAAGCGCTTCGACGCCAACGGCCAGCTGGTAGCGGAAGGCGAGCGCAAGATCACCGACCCCGCGTTCCTGGTGAACGCCGCGCCGTTCAACGACACCGACCCGCTTCGCTACGAAAAGCGCATGATCGACAGCTGGCTGCGCCGCGAACTCCGCGACCCGGTCGCCAACCGCTGA
- a CDS encoding sigma-70 family RNA polymerase sigma factor has protein sequence MDADRALVEAVLENRPGAFEQLVRDYQGLCWHVIQRMVRHPEDTRELCQDAFLRVHRYLHQYRFDSPLKSWIGQVAYSVAKRHLERKRIPLAEPAGDEDGVSLLDNVGDGFDLAAAHAGAEAERELHAAIERLPPLQRMILTLYHLEELPIGEIAAITGLADGTIKSHLFRSRNRLRELLAPRIGVAA, from the coding sequence ATGGATGCCGATCGCGCCCTTGTCGAAGCCGTGCTCGAAAACCGCCCCGGCGCGTTCGAGCAGCTCGTGCGCGACTACCAGGGCCTGTGCTGGCACGTGATCCAGCGCATGGTGCGGCACCCGGAGGACACCCGCGAGCTGTGCCAGGACGCGTTCCTGCGCGTGCACCGCTACCTGCACCAGTACCGTTTCGACAGCCCGCTGAAATCGTGGATCGGGCAGGTGGCCTATTCGGTGGCGAAGCGGCACCTGGAGCGCAAGCGCATCCCGCTGGCGGAGCCGGCGGGCGACGAGGACGGTGTGTCGCTGCTCGACAACGTGGGCGACGGCTTCGACCTCGCCGCCGCGCATGCCGGCGCCGAGGCCGAGCGCGAACTGCACGCCGCCATCGAGCGCCTACCGCCATTGCAGCGCATGATCCTGACCCTGTACCACCTGGAAGAGCTGCCGATCGGCGAGATCGCCGCCATCACCGGCTTGGCCGACGGCACGATCAAGAGCCACCTGTTCCGCAGCCGCAACAGATTGCGCGAGCTGCTTGCCCCGCGCATTGGAGTCGCCGCATGA